From Carettochelys insculpta isolate YL-2023 chromosome 8, ASM3395843v1, whole genome shotgun sequence, a single genomic window includes:
- the WNT6 gene encoding protein Wnt-6 — protein MLPASRAQLGLFFVLLCPANIIGLWWAVGSPLVMDPNSICRKTKRLAGKQAELCQTEPDIVQEVAKGARLGVRECQHQFRFRRWNCTAHSKYFSRILQQDIRETAFVYAITAAGVSHAITQACSMGELLQCSCAATRSRAPPLPTAGPGTEGSAWEWGGCGDDVEFGYEKSRQFMDAKRKKGKSDIRTLIDLHNNEAGRLAVRGYMRTECKCHGLSGSCSLHTCWKKMPPFREVGDRLLQRFNGAVQVMGANDGQTLLPVGRGIKPPDRQDLVYSAESPDFCSPNRKTGSPGTRGRVCNSTAPGVSGCDLLCCGRGHRAETLVLEENCLCRFHWCCVVQCRQCRVRQELSLCL, from the exons ATGCTCCCCGCGTCCCGCGCCCAGCTCGGGCTCTTCTTCGTGCTGCTCTGCCCCGCCAACATCATCGGGCTGTGGTG GGCCGTGGGCAGCCCCCTGGTCATGGACCCCAACAGCATCTGCCGGAAGACCAAGCGCCTGGCAGGGAAGCAGGCGGAGCTGTGCCAGACGGAGCCCGACATCGTGCAGGAGGTGGCCAAGGGCGCCAGGCTGGGCGTGCGGGAATGCCAGCACCAGTTCCGCTTCCGCCGCTGGAACTGCACTGCCCACAGCAAGTACTTCAGCAGGATCCTGCAGCAGG acATCCGGGAGACGGCCTTTGTCTACGCCATCACCGCGGCAGGCGTGAGCCACGCCATCACCCAGGCCTGCAGCATGGGCgagctgctgcagtgcagctgtgcGGCCACCCGGAGCCGGGCGCCCCCGCTGCCCACAGCCGGCCCGGGCAccgagggctctgcctgggagtggGGCGGCTGCGGGGACGACGTGGAGTTTGGCTATGAGAAGTCCCGGCAGTTCATGGACGCCAAGCGGAAGAAGGGCAAGAGCGACATCCGCACGCTCATCGACCTGCACAACAACGAGGCCGGGCGCCTG GCGGTGCGCGGCTACATGCGGACGGAGTGCAAGTGCCACGGGCTCTCGGGCTCCTGCAGCCTCCACACCTGCTGGAAGAAGATGCCCCCCTTCCGCGAGGTGGGCGACCGCCTGCTGCAGCGCTTCAACGGCGCCGTCCAGGTGATGGGGGCCAACGACGGGCAGACGCTGCTCCCCGTGGGCCGCGGCATCAAGCCCCCCGACCGCCAGGACCTCGTCTACTCGGCCGAGTCGCCCGACTTCTGCAGCCCCAACCGCAAGACGGGCTCGCCGGGCACGCGGGGGCGGGTGTGTAACAGCACGGCGCCGGGCGTGAGCGGCTGCGACCTGCTGTGCTGCGGGCGCGGGCACCGGGCCGAGACCCTGGTGCTGGAGGAAAACTGCCTTTGCCGGTTCCACTGGTGCTGCGTGGTGCAATGCCGGCAGTGCCGGGTGCGCCAGGAGCTCAGCCTGTGCCTCTGA